The Streptomyces sp. Je 1-332 genome has a window encoding:
- the map gene encoding type I methionyl aminopeptidase codes for MIEILNSTRLEQAKTTGALVGDILHALKQRSTAGTNLLDIDQWAKEMITEAGAQSCYVDYAPSFGRGPFGHYICTAVNDAVLHGRPHNYALADGDLLTLDLAVSTRGVAADAAISFLVGNARPTESVAMIETTERALAAGIAAAEPGARIGDLSHAIGTVLSEAGYSINVEFGGHGIGSTMHQDPHVANTGRPGRGYKLRPGLLLALEPWVMADTATLVTDADGWTLRSATGCRTAHSEHTIAITDDGAEILTLPTSA; via the coding sequence ATGATTGAGATCCTGAACTCCACCCGGCTCGAGCAGGCGAAGACCACCGGAGCACTGGTCGGCGACATCCTGCACGCCCTGAAGCAGCGCAGCACGGCCGGCACGAACCTTCTGGACATCGACCAGTGGGCCAAGGAAATGATCACCGAGGCGGGCGCACAGTCCTGCTACGTCGATTACGCACCGTCCTTCGGTCGCGGCCCCTTCGGCCACTACATCTGCACGGCCGTCAACGACGCCGTGCTCCACGGCCGGCCCCACAACTACGCGCTGGCCGACGGCGACCTGCTCACCCTCGACCTGGCTGTCTCCACGCGCGGAGTGGCCGCGGATGCCGCGATCAGCTTCCTCGTCGGTAACGCCCGGCCGACAGAGAGCGTCGCCATGATCGAGACGACCGAACGCGCTCTGGCCGCGGGCATCGCCGCCGCCGAGCCGGGGGCACGCATCGGCGACCTCTCCCACGCCATCGGTACGGTCCTCAGCGAAGCCGGTTATTCGATCAACGTCGAGTTCGGCGGTCACGGTATCGGCTCGACCATGCATCAGGACCCACACGTCGCGAACACCGGACGGCCCGGCCGAGGCTACAAGCTGCGCCCTGGGCTGCTCCTGGCCCTGGAGCCCTGGGTCATGGCCGACACCGCCACGCTCGTCACCGACGCCGACGGCTGGACGCTGCGCAGCGCAACGGGCTGCCGGACGGCACACAGCGAGCACACCATCGCCATCACTGACGACGGAGCCGAAATCCTCACGCTGCCCACATCGGCATAG
- a CDS encoding helix-turn-helix transcriptional regulator encodes MVRLPLTPAEVERGQRLGALLRQARGCRSMLDVALAAGISPETLRKIESGRVATPAFPTIAAIADILGLSLDAVWAEISQPERAGEGRPVLPVARPALYAS; translated from the coding sequence ATGGTCAGGTTGCCGCTCACTCCCGCCGAGGTCGAACGCGGACAGCGCCTCGGCGCGCTGCTCCGCCAGGCCCGGGGCTGCCGCTCGATGCTCGACGTCGCGCTCGCCGCGGGCATCTCGCCGGAGACGCTCCGAAAGATCGAATCCGGCCGCGTGGCCACCCCCGCCTTTCCGACCATCGCCGCGATCGCGGACATCCTCGGGTTGTCCCTTGACGCGGTCTGGGCCGAAATCAGCCAGCCGGAGCGCGCCGGCGAGGGCCGGCCGGTCCTGCCTGTCGCCCGGCCCGCGCTGTACGCCTCGTAA
- a CDS encoding alkaline phosphatase PhoX: MERRSFLRGAVVGGTAAAFGYTLMQGAAYAAPAQKGPGPYGALGPADSNGIQLPSGFTSRVIARSGQKVGSTTYTWHDAPDGGACFADGTGWIYVSNSETSSTGGAGAIKFNSTGSITSSYRILSNTNRNCAGGATPWNTWLSCEEISTGYVYETDPWGVKAAVRRDAMGRFNHEAAAADPVRKVIYLTEDASDGCFYRYVPSTWGNLSAGTLQVLNAGTATSGSFTWTTVHDPDGSPTPTRDQVSGAKLFNGGEGCHYANDTVWFTTKGDGRVWQLNVAASTYELAYDDSLVVGGGAPLTGVDNVTGSSSGDLYVAEDGGNMEICIITPDDVVATFLRISGQSSSEICGPAFSPDGKRLYFSSQRGTGGSSSSGITYEVTGPFRS, from the coding sequence GTGGAACGTCGTAGTTTCCTGCGCGGAGCAGTCGTCGGCGGCACAGCAGCGGCCTTCGGCTACACGCTCATGCAGGGCGCTGCCTACGCGGCACCCGCACAAAAAGGCCCCGGCCCGTACGGAGCGCTCGGCCCGGCAGACTCCAACGGCATCCAGCTACCCAGCGGCTTCACCAGCCGAGTGATCGCCCGGTCCGGCCAGAAGGTCGGCTCCACCACCTACACCTGGCACGACGCCCCCGACGGCGGCGCCTGCTTCGCCGACGGCACGGGTTGGATCTACGTCTCCAACTCGGAGACTTCCTCCACCGGCGGCGCAGGCGCGATCAAGTTCAACTCGACGGGCTCCATCACCAGCTCGTACCGGATCCTGTCCAACACCAACCGTAACTGCGCCGGCGGGGCGACCCCCTGGAACACCTGGCTGTCCTGCGAGGAGATCAGCACCGGTTACGTCTACGAGACCGACCCGTGGGGCGTGAAGGCGGCCGTGCGCCGCGACGCCATGGGCCGCTTCAACCACGAGGCGGCGGCCGCCGACCCGGTCCGCAAGGTGATCTACCTGACGGAGGACGCGTCGGACGGCTGCTTCTATCGGTACGTGCCGTCCACGTGGGGCAACCTGTCGGCGGGCACGCTCCAGGTCCTCAACGCCGGAACGGCCACCTCCGGCAGCTTCACCTGGACGACCGTGCACGACCCGGACGGCTCGCCCACCCCGACCCGCGATCAGGTTTCCGGTGCCAAGCTGTTCAACGGCGGAGAGGGCTGCCACTACGCCAACGACACCGTCTGGTTCACCACCAAGGGCGATGGCCGCGTCTGGCAGCTCAACGTGGCCGCCAGCACCTATGAGCTGGCCTACGACGACTCCCTGGTCGTCGGGGGCGGAGCCCCTTTGACCGGCGTCGACAACGTCACCGGCTCGTCCTCCGGCGACCTGTACGTCGCGGAGGACGGTGGGAACATGGAGATCTGCATCATCACGCCGGACGACGTGGTCGCGACGTTCCTGCGGATCAGCGGCCAGTCCTCCTCGGAGATCTGCGGCCCGGCCTTCTCACCGGACGGCAAGCGCCTGTACTTCTCCAGCCAGCGAGGTACGGGCGGCAGCTCCTCCAGCGGCATCACCTACGAAGTCACAGGCCCCTTCCGCAGCTGA
- a CDS encoding nitroreductase/quinone reductase family protein gives MTTPIQPPSRSQGLRQRLLRAVGNSWLLRRCGPLLLPRLDRRFHQWTRGRWVPSRLLVPVLILHTTRRDGTVCHTPLLTSQTAADTFIVMATNFGRPQHPAWSWHLLREPRATVHWRRRSWPVQARLLSPEEQREAQDEILAAMPCFDDYARHIRREIRVFVLAPRPLAHTRAGRSHLN, from the coding sequence ATGACAACGCCGATCCAGCCTCCCAGCCGGTCCCAGGGTCTTCGGCAGCGCTTGCTACGGGCCGTCGGTAACAGCTGGCTCCTGCGCCGCTGTGGACCTCTCCTGCTGCCCCGCCTGGACCGCCGCTTCCACCAATGGACCCGTGGCCGCTGGGTCCCCAGCCGTCTGCTGGTTCCGGTCCTGATCCTGCACACCACACGCCGCGACGGAACCGTCTGTCACACCCCCCTCCTGACCTCTCAGACCGCAGCAGACACCTTCATCGTCATGGCCACCAACTTCGGCCGCCCTCAACACCCCGCCTGGTCCTGGCACCTGCTGCGCGAACCGCGCGCCACGGTCCACTGGCGCCGCCGTTCCTGGCCGGTCCAAGCACGCCTGCTGTCCCCCGAGGAACAACGAGAAGCCCAGGACGAAATCCTTGCCGCAATGCCGTGCTTCGACGACTACGCCCGCCACATCCGACGAGAAATCCGGGTCTTCGTCCTGGCCCCAAGGCCCCTTGCACATACTCGCGCCGGGAGAAGCCACCTGAATTGA
- a CDS encoding ABC transporter permease, protein MAYLVLGVVVGFSVISLLNTQILATTERRREFMLQRLIGATRRQVLRMLTVEALMISLAGLLLGPLVAAATLERAVDSLRDALSSGRWAERNRDLVALDAAELGLRLPVA, encoded by the coding sequence ATGGCGTATCTGGTCCTCGGCGTGGTGGTCGGCTTCTCGGTCATCTCCCTGCTCAACACGCAGATCCTGGCGACGACGGAGCGGCGCAGGGAGTTCATGCTCCAGCGTCTGATCGGCGCCACCCGCCGGCAGGTCCTGCGGATGTTGACGGTGGAAGCGCTGATGATCTCACTGGCCGGGCTGCTCCTCGGCCCGCTCGTCGCCGCCGCGACACTGGAGCGGGCGGTGGACAGCCTCCGCGACGCCCTTTCCTCGGGCCGGTGGGCCGAGCGAAACCGGGACCTCGTCGCCCTCGACGCGGCGGAGCTGGGCCTGCGCCTGCCCGTGGCGTGA